Within Vicia villosa cultivar HV-30 ecotype Madison, WI linkage group LG1, Vvil1.0, whole genome shotgun sequence, the genomic segment TAAGAAAAACATGACATAAAAGTAACTGGTAAAAACATGCCTTGTACATATTTAAATCATGGTTTGCACACGTTTAaatgcaaaagaaaaaaatataaaatcattttcCAGCAATTTCAATATTTTGGAGATCAATATGATTTGCCTTCTCTACAGATGTAACCGCATTCTCAAACCTGCAATACACCAATAATTGATTATTCACACTGCAACATAAACCATTGACACCTTAGAATTTTCCAATGAAGGTTAGTAATACTTATAGTATCGTGTCTAAACTCACCTTCCGAATGCGATCTGAATCTGTGTTCTGACATAGAAGGAATAAGCTTCAGCAAACATCCCAAAATATATTGCTTCAAAAGGTGAATGATTAATTTGTGGATCCGATTTCGGAGCATGTGACAAAATTAATTCTGCATCATCAATTTGATGAAGTTTCAAAAGGGCTTCTGCTCTACACATAAAGAGTTGTACATTCAATTTCCAACAGATCAAAATAGAGagtcaaaaattaaaaaactaaaatggcCATAACTGCAATTAATAGGTCCAATGAAAATCTCTTATCATACCTAGAACAATTGGATATACCATTCGATTCGTCATTCCTCAATAATTCTTCATCATTGCCATTGGATTCAAAGATAGGAAGAGGTCGCCCTCCTGGTTCTGGTTCCAGATCTAAGAAGAGAAGAACATACAATCCCATACGCTCCCCGACCAATCGGCTTAAACGGCACATATTTAGTGTCGATCTCAAATAGCATATGCCACATGGAATAATAATGCTTCCCTTCCGCTCTTATCCTGTTTGGAAGCTCAATTGGAGTCGCCATTTCCTACCAATCAtcaacgacaacaacatcatcaacaaataaCAATCGTGATTATAAACAATTCAATACAGAGTGAAAAGAATTAGTTTGGTAAATAGTTAATATTGATTATTATTACTAAAAACCCAAATCCTTCTAGAGTTGCAACACGGAGCACAGCTTGAATGAAAATTAAACAGAAGCTAAACCTTAAACTCCAATGGTTCCTCCAAATTGGAGAACCGTTAGCTTAATCGGAGAAACCCAAATTGAAACGAATCGCCATCTGAAATTCAAAgcataaacaaaatcaaaattatgTACATGTTGCTCTTCttatcttctttgctgccaagagAAGTTTGCTCATATCACCAGACAGAGCTGCAAATACAATGTAACAAATTTCACAAAGATAGTAATTTAGAGACTAATCAACCCTTCTAAACGAAAATACTCGTTCACACATGTTTATCTTAACCAAAAGATCGTAAATTCACTTCTAAATCGTCTAAAAGACATCATTCCAAATGAGTATAAATGTCTAAATATGAACCATTTATAAATGTCTAACCTGATTTTCAATGTCTCAACCATCAGAGCAATACTCCCTGATCCCATATCAACAAAACCAGTTATCCGAGTCTCCAATTCTTGCAGCAACAATCTTCCTGaagtagaaaaacaaaactacttCAACAAACACTCACTTGAACTCAGAATTCTCATTCAGTTCAAATCAAAGAACCACAAACAAATCACCGATCAATCAATGATGGTCACAATTCAGATAAGGAATCAATCTAAATGCACAACAATCAACCACAATCTTAAAAACCAAatctttaaaaaaacaaaagcagAGCAAAATCGATCATAAAATGCACATGAAAAGAATCTATCTAATCTGCATCAAAAAACAAACCTTATCTGAAAATTCAAACAAAACCCAATAATTGCTTCGATCAGGGTGCAAATGGAAGCTTGTTGACGGATCCGCAACACCGGAAACACCAATTGTTGTACAGTTTCCATATCAGTTTTCGTATCAGTTTCAAGTCAGATGCAAT encodes:
- the LOC131620480 gene encoding TPR repeat-containing thioredoxin TTL2-like isoform X1 — protein: MCRLSRLVGERMGLYVLLFLDLEPEPGGRPLPIFESNGNDEELLRNDESNGISNCSRAEALLKLHQIDDAELILSHAPKSDPQINHSPFEAIYFGMFAEAYSFYVRTQIQIAFGRFENAVTSVEKANHIDLQNIEIAGK
- the LOC131620480 gene encoding TPR repeat-containing thioredoxin TTL2-like isoform X2, producing the protein MTNRMVYPIVLEALLKLHQIDDAELILSHAPKSDPQINHSPFEAIYFGMFAEAYSFYVRTQIQIAFGRFENAVTSVEKANHIDLQNIEIAGK